One region of Endozoicomonas sp. Mp262 genomic DNA includes:
- the holA gene encoding DNA polymerase III subunit delta, producing MKIRPDQLESRLQQTLQPVYIISGDEPLQVSECADRIRQEARNQGFTERKVYHVDNSFDWRELLETANSLSLFAEKKIIELRMPNGKPGDSGRKALLEYIQNPSPDNMLLVITDRLDGQIQRSKWFKALDQVGTFIPVWPIDPNKLPGWIAQRFRKSGFQATPEALALLAERVEGNLLAASQEIEKLKLLSQGHTIDENAIREAVSDSARYDVFHLADAALEGNVKNSVRILGALKGEGIEPPIVLWALAREIRLLSYFSRQLSKGLSREAALNQSAKVIGFSPYLLKRRLPLINKAISRHSEKTFRAMLVQAGKIDQEIKGINRGDPWSSLLSLILALAGMPGLVCLSD from the coding sequence ATGAAAATCCGGCCTGATCAACTGGAATCCCGGCTGCAGCAAACGCTGCAGCCCGTTTATATCATCAGCGGCGATGAGCCTCTCCAGGTGTCCGAGTGCGCTGACCGCATCCGTCAGGAAGCCAGGAACCAGGGCTTTACTGAACGCAAGGTCTACCATGTTGATAATAGTTTTGACTGGAGAGAACTTCTCGAAACCGCCAATAGCCTGTCCCTATTCGCCGAGAAAAAGATTATTGAGCTGAGAATGCCCAATGGCAAGCCTGGGGACTCTGGTCGCAAGGCGCTACTGGAATATATCCAAAACCCCTCTCCTGATAATATGCTGCTGGTTATTACCGATCGACTGGATGGGCAAATTCAGCGCTCCAAGTGGTTTAAGGCGTTAGATCAAGTGGGCACGTTCATACCCGTATGGCCCATTGACCCCAATAAATTGCCAGGCTGGATTGCCCAGCGTTTCAGAAAATCCGGATTTCAGGCAACCCCCGAAGCTTTGGCACTTCTGGCAGAACGGGTTGAAGGAAATTTGCTGGCCGCCTCCCAGGAAATAGAAAAGCTTAAACTGTTAAGCCAGGGACATACTATTGATGAAAATGCCATAAGGGAAGCGGTATCCGACAGTGCCCGTTATGATGTTTTCCATCTGGCTGACGCAGCCCTGGAAGGGAATGTCAAAAACAGCGTACGCATTCTGGGGGCACTAAAAGGTGAAGGTATTGAACCCCCGATAGTACTTTGGGCCCTTGCCAGAGAAATCCGCTTGCTGAGTTATTTTAGCCGCCAGCTCTCCAAGGGTCTTAGCCGTGAAGCTGCCCTGAACCAGTCAGCCAAGGTCATCGGTTTTTCTCCTTATCTGCTAAAACGCAGGCTGCCGCTGATCAATAAAGCGATTTCACGGCACAGTGAAAAGACATTCAGGGCCATGCTGGTTCAGGCTGGAAAAATTGACCAGGAAATCAAAGGTATTAATCGAGGTGACCCCTGGAGTAGCCTACTCAGCCTGATACTGGCACTGGCAGGCATGCCCGGACTGGTATGCCTGTCGGACTAA
- a CDS encoding sodium-dependent transporter, which yields MPTSSQTNTVSQAPLKTRSQFSSRLGFIIAAAGCAVGIGNIWSFPAQTAENGGAAFVLVYLILSFVLAYPALVAELTIGRYSQSNPVTALQQLNPKPVWRRLGQLTGVSAVITITMIYSFYSIVAGWFIGFSLSPLLSTIGMDAAASWLTGFSTPPTLLLTLTFMILTTLIVTRGVKDGIERWSNRLMPSLIILLLALIIFALTRAGGMEGLKVYLLPDFSRVFDSKLLISALGQSFFSMSLGVGAMMVYGSYLNKKANIPTTAAHVAILDSSVAFMAGLLVIPCMYAAMYQGIEIFSPEGVLYSSDKLVFTVLPALFQQLGPVGQLVTIAFFLLLTIAALTSSIAMLETPVSVLVEKVRFRRYRACWLVTSTAAVLSAAIIMNIDVLLPVVVKLITQYFMPILCLVTTIYCAWLIRQDRLLAEIREGFPDIESSLFWKIWPWYIRTICPLLIFLLVLNSFS from the coding sequence TTGCCAACGTCCAGCCAAACCAATACCGTGTCTCAGGCACCCCTGAAAACAAGAAGCCAGTTCAGCTCAAGGCTGGGGTTTATTATTGCAGCGGCCGGATGTGCTGTAGGCATTGGTAATATCTGGAGCTTCCCGGCACAGACTGCCGAAAATGGTGGTGCCGCTTTTGTGCTGGTCTATCTGATTTTATCCTTTGTCCTTGCTTACCCGGCTCTGGTAGCGGAACTCACCATTGGCCGTTACAGCCAGTCCAATCCGGTAACAGCCCTGCAGCAGCTAAATCCAAAGCCTGTCTGGCGGAGGTTGGGTCAGCTGACCGGTGTCAGTGCAGTGATCACCATTACAATGATCTACAGCTTCTACAGCATTGTTGCCGGCTGGTTTATCGGCTTTTCCCTTTCACCGCTACTTTCAACCATCGGTATGGATGCTGCTGCCTCATGGCTCACCGGTTTTTCCACGCCACCTACCCTTCTGCTAACACTGACTTTTATGATCCTCACTACCCTGATCGTCACCCGAGGCGTAAAGGATGGTATAGAACGCTGGTCAAACCGACTGATGCCCTCCCTGATTATTCTACTGCTGGCTCTGATAATCTTTGCCTTGACCCGAGCAGGGGGGATGGAGGGACTCAAAGTATACCTTCTGCCAGACTTTTCCAGGGTATTTGACTCAAAGCTGCTTATCAGTGCACTGGGACAATCGTTTTTCTCTATGTCATTGGGGGTAGGAGCTATGATGGTCTATGGCTCATACCTGAACAAAAAAGCCAATATACCAACCACCGCCGCTCATGTTGCCATCCTGGATAGCTCTGTGGCCTTTATGGCAGGACTGCTGGTTATTCCCTGTATGTACGCCGCCATGTACCAGGGTATCGAAATCTTTTCTCCGGAAGGGGTGCTATACAGCTCGGACAAGCTGGTTTTCACGGTTCTACCGGCGCTCTTCCAACAACTGGGTCCAGTGGGTCAGCTGGTGACTATCGCTTTCTTTTTGTTACTCACCATCGCAGCCCTCACTTCCTCCATCGCCATGTTGGAAACACCGGTTTCAGTGCTGGTTGAAAAGGTCCGGTTTCGACGCTATCGGGCTTGCTGGCTGGTGACCTCTACAGCAGCGGTGCTCTCTGCTGCCATTATTATGAATATTGATGTGCTATTGCCAGTGGTGGTGAAATTAATTACCCAGTATTTTATGCCGATCCTGTGTCTGGTCACTACCATCTACTGTGCATGGCTGATCCGGCAGGACAGACTGCTGGCAGAAATACGGGAGGGCTTTCCAGATATTGAGTCCAGCCTGTTCTGGAAAATATGGCCCTGGTATATCCGGACTATCTGCCCTCTACTGATCTTCTTACTGGTCTTAAACAGCTTTAGCTAA
- a CDS encoding ISAs1 family transposase, whose protein sequence is MSAKALFSKFTSLTDKRDPKKSTHILAEVMFISVCAILCGADDWNGIRLFAEHKEGWLRKHLTLPGGIPVAVTFNRIFATLDPEEFRKIFIQWIRDVLSGLELSDSKIVALDGKTVKGSAWNKGKDAIHMLNAWCTEAGLSLGQYKVDEKSNEITAIPELLKLLELSGSLVTIDAMGCQKKIATAILKKEADYLLAVKGNQRKLYGEVTRLFDQYWQDNLEDAPDHYFAEQEGKEHGRMEHRRCWVINDVTEDSNAASWKAKTIAAIQLDSSKKGKGKTLIRYFICSRQLSAAEVLQATRKHWLIENQLHWVLDVAFDEDRCRAREGFAAENLAVARQVTLNLLKLDTTVKAGIKNKRKTCGWNEDYMMQVLKLVDL, encoded by the coding sequence ATGTCTGCCAAAGCCCTTTTTTCCAAGTTTACATCGCTTACCGACAAACGAGACCCGAAGAAGTCAACACATATTCTTGCAGAGGTTATGTTCATCTCAGTTTGTGCCATTCTCTGTGGTGCAGATGATTGGAATGGCATTCGCTTGTTTGCTGAGCACAAGGAAGGCTGGCTCCGTAAGCACTTAACCTTGCCTGGCGGTATTCCAGTAGCGGTTACATTCAATCGTATTTTCGCCACTCTTGACCCGGAAGAGTTTCGCAAAATCTTCATCCAGTGGATTAGGGATGTTCTTTCCGGACTGGAGCTCTCTGATAGCAAGATAGTTGCTCTTGATGGCAAGACTGTTAAAGGTTCGGCCTGGAATAAAGGCAAAGATGCAATACACATGCTTAACGCTTGGTGCACAGAGGCTGGACTGTCGCTGGGTCAGTATAAAGTTGATGAAAAATCCAACGAAATTACGGCCATTCCTGAGCTGCTCAAGCTGCTTGAACTCAGTGGCAGCCTTGTCACTATCGATGCAATGGGCTGCCAGAAAAAAATTGCTACTGCAATCCTGAAAAAAGAGGCAGACTACTTGCTGGCGGTGAAAGGCAACCAGAGAAAACTCTATGGAGAAGTGACTCGACTCTTCGATCAATACTGGCAAGATAATCTGGAAGATGCTCCTGACCATTACTTTGCGGAACAGGAAGGTAAAGAGCATGGTCGTATGGAGCACCGCCGGTGCTGGGTTATCAATGATGTTACTGAGGACTCCAATGCTGCCTCATGGAAAGCCAAAACCATAGCCGCAATCCAGTTAGACAGTAGCAAAAAGGGTAAAGGGAAAACACTCATCCGTTACTTTATATGCAGCCGCCAGTTATCAGCTGCCGAGGTACTTCAAGCTACCAGGAAGCATTGGCTAATAGAAAACCAATTACACTGGGTGCTTGATGTGGCGTTTGATGAAGACCGCTGTAGGGCAAGAGAAGGGTTCGCAGCAGAAAATCTAGCTGTTGCCCGGCAGGTGACACTCAATCTTCTTAAGTTGGACACTACGGTGAAAGCCGGTATCAAGAATAAGCGCAAAACCTGTGGCTGGAATGAAGACTACATGATGCAAGTGCTCAAATTGGTTGATTTGTGA
- the ilvD gene encoding dihydroxy-acid dehydratase, whose protein sequence is MPAYRSKTSTHGRNMAGARALWRATGMGDNDFGKPIIAVANSFTQFVPGHVHLKDMGQLVCREIEKHGAVAKEFNTIAVDDGIAMGHDGMLYSLPSRDIIADSVEYMVNAHTADALVCISNCDKITPGMLMAAMRLNIPTIFVSGGPMEAGKTRLASHGLDLVDAMVIAASDADDETVAEIERSACPTCGSCSGMFTANSMNCLTEALGLALPGNGSMLATHADRRVLFLDAAGRIVDITRRYYEQNDYSVLPRSIASFEAFENAMSLDIAMGGSTNTILHLLAAAQEGKVSFTMKDIDRLSRKVPQLCKVAPNIQTYHMEDVHRAGGVMAILGELDRAGLLHNQIPMVHSETVRGALAKWDIKQTDHQQVHHFYRAGPAGIRTTEAFSQNTRWGTLDDDRSAGCIRSVDQAYSQEGGLAVLYGNIAEGGCVVKTSGVDESILVFEGPAYICESQDEAVQHILEDKVKTGDVVIIRYEGPRGGPGMQEMLYPTSYLKSKGLGKECALLTDGRFSGGTSGLSIGHVSPEAASGGAIGLIEQGDIIRIDIPARSINALLSDDELKERRKLMNEKGKDAWQPQQVRSRKVSTALQAYALMATSADKGAIRDIEQLAQASANILQ, encoded by the coding sequence ATGCCTGCATACCGTTCCAAAACCTCAACCCATGGCCGTAATATGGCTGGAGCTCGTGCCTTATGGCGTGCCACGGGTATGGGCGACAATGATTTCGGCAAGCCGATTATTGCTGTGGCTAACTCATTCACCCAGTTTGTACCGGGGCATGTTCATCTAAAAGATATGGGGCAGCTGGTTTGCCGGGAAATTGAAAAACATGGGGCTGTGGCGAAGGAGTTTAATACCATTGCTGTGGATGACGGGATTGCCATGGGGCATGATGGCATGCTCTATTCCCTGCCCAGCAGGGATATTATTGCTGATTCCGTAGAGTATATGGTGAATGCCCATACTGCGGATGCACTGGTGTGTATCTCCAACTGCGACAAGATTACGCCGGGCATGCTAATGGCGGCTATGCGGCTGAATATTCCTACCATTTTTGTCTCGGGCGGACCTATGGAAGCAGGAAAAACCCGACTTGCCAGTCATGGTTTGGATCTTGTGGATGCCATGGTCATTGCTGCTTCTGATGCGGATGATGAAACCGTTGCTGAGATTGAGCGTTCGGCCTGCCCAACCTGTGGTTCCTGTTCCGGCATGTTTACTGCCAACTCAATGAACTGTCTCACTGAGGCACTGGGACTGGCATTGCCCGGCAATGGCTCTATGTTGGCAACCCATGCTGACCGGAGGGTACTGTTTCTGGATGCGGCTGGTCGTATTGTTGATATTACCAGGCGATATTATGAGCAAAATGATTACAGTGTTTTACCACGTTCCATAGCCAGTTTTGAAGCCTTTGAAAATGCCATGAGTCTTGATATTGCCATGGGAGGGTCCACTAATACGATCCTGCATCTCCTGGCAGCGGCACAGGAAGGAAAGGTTTCTTTTACAATGAAAGACATTGATCGTCTTTCACGAAAAGTCCCGCAATTATGCAAAGTGGCGCCTAATATTCAGACGTATCATATGGAAGATGTTCACCGTGCTGGTGGAGTGATGGCTATTCTTGGTGAGCTGGATCGGGCAGGGTTACTCCATAACCAGATTCCCATGGTACACAGTGAAACAGTGAGGGGCGCACTGGCTAAATGGGATATTAAACAGACAGATCATCAGCAAGTTCACCACTTTTATCGGGCGGGGCCAGCAGGTATTCGTACAACAGAAGCATTCAGTCAGAATACCCGCTGGGGCACGCTTGATGATGACCGGAGTGCTGGCTGTATTCGTTCCGTTGACCAGGCTTATAGCCAGGAAGGTGGGCTGGCAGTGCTCTACGGAAATATAGCTGAGGGTGGCTGTGTGGTGAAAACCTCCGGTGTGGATGAGAGTATTCTGGTTTTTGAAGGGCCTGCCTATATTTGTGAAAGCCAGGATGAAGCAGTACAGCATATCCTTGAAGACAAGGTGAAAACCGGCGATGTGGTTATCATTCGTTATGAAGGGCCCCGTGGTGGCCCGGGGATGCAGGAGATGCTCTATCCAACCAGTTATCTTAAATCCAAAGGCTTGGGGAAAGAGTGTGCACTGTTAACTGATGGCCGGTTTTCCGGTGGGACTTCAGGTTTGTCCATTGGACATGTGTCACCTGAGGCGGCATCCGGGGGGGCGATTGGTTTGATAGAACAGGGGGATATCATTCGTATTGATATTCCCGCTCGTTCAATCAATGCCCTGCTTTCTGATGATGAATTAAAAGAGCGACGAAAGCTGATGAACGAAAAAGGAAAGGATGCCTGGCAACCACAGCAAGTGAGATCACGAAAAGTCTCTACAGCGTTGCAAGCCTATGCCCTGATGGCTACCAGTGCAGATAAGGGAGCCATAAGGGATATAGAACAGCTCGCGCAGGCAAGCGCGAATATCCTACAGTGA